The following coding sequences are from one Ornithodoros turicata isolate Travis chromosome 1, ASM3712646v1, whole genome shotgun sequence window:
- the LOC135399240 gene encoding uncharacterized protein LOC135399240, translated as MGTLLRTIAALERELEIIRDRDLHFCAPLAEALIEGVRTRFGHLMSRSDLLVATALMPRFKTNLTWLSAPEQSALYEQIKHELGRSSRSEKAKREARRSDDFYSVLDETEVDEANVLELESFLSLPRDAALSTVVNFPGIKELFVKYNTGLPSSASVERMFSVAGDVLVRKRGRLSDANIEKQLLLNINRSVL; from the exons ATGGGGACGTTGCTTCGGACCATTGCTGCATTGGAAAGGGAGCTGGAAATCATCCGTGACAGGGACCTGCATTTCTGCGCTCCACTGGCTGAAGCCCTTATTGAGGGCGTCAGAACCCG GTTCGGCCATCTCATGAGTCGCAGTGATCTTCTGGTAGCTACCGCGCTGATGCCCAGATTCAAGACGAACTTGACGTGGCTGTCAGCTCCAGAGCAATCAGCCCTCTACGAGCAAATCAAGCACGAGCTGGGTCGGTCGTCAAGGAGTGAGAAGGCCAAACGCGAAGCAAGAAGGAGCGACGACTTCTATTCCGTATTAGATGAAACTGAAGTAGACGAGGCTAACGTACTCGAACTGGAAAGTTTCCTGTCACTACCCCGTGACGCAGCTCTGTCTACCGTGGTTAATTTTCCTGGCATCAAAGAGCTATTCGTAAAGTATAATACGGGACTACCATCAAGTGCCTCTGTAGAACGAATGTTTAGCGTGGCAGGCGACGTACTGGTTCGAAAACGCGGAAGGCTGAGTGATGCTAATATAGAAAAACAGCTGCTCCTCAATATCAACAGAAGCGTGCTTTAA